One window of the Deltaproteobacteria bacterium genome contains the following:
- a CDS encoding 2Fe-2S iron-sulfur cluster binding domain-containing protein, whose product MQHLSLALMPTVEIDGRRIEVEDGTTVIRAAERLGIEIPHYCWHPGLSIAGNCRMCLVEIEKMPKLQIACNTRVTGGMVVHTTSEKTKAAQHAVLEFLLINHPIDCPVCDQAGECKLQEYYMDYDRQPSRVPLPAKVRKRKAKPIGPLVILDQERCVMCSRCVRFLDEVTRTSELAFYQRGDHVELDLAPGKTLDNPYSANVIDICPVGALTSRDFRFRARVWYLERTESVCGACANGCNIQIYHREGTIYRFQPRENDAVNQYWMCDAGRMSYRDLQGEGRLLQPLVRGADEFVPAMWESALGAVAARLREGGAGIVVSAQASNEEVYLLRRIAAAVSARVAGISWSPPGAFHDDFLVKADKNPNTQGLRLQGLAPGGAVDEMLSAADLRTLVLHRADLASWRGAGAALERVPYLVVLDTDIRETAEYANVVLPIGTYAESDGTFTNHAGRVQRFRAAVKPPGDARPGWEALAALLAALDGGGRFESAEAVFAALAAECPPFAGLGYDALGTQGRPAAG is encoded by the coding sequence ATGCAGCATCTTTCGCTCGCGCTCATGCCCACGGTTGAGATCGACGGCCGGCGGATCGAGGTCGAGGACGGCACCACGGTCATCCGCGCCGCCGAGCGCCTCGGCATCGAGATCCCGCACTACTGCTGGCACCCCGGCCTCTCCATCGCCGGCAACTGCCGCATGTGCCTGGTCGAGATCGAGAAGATGCCGAAGCTCCAGATCGCCTGCAACACGCGCGTGACCGGCGGAATGGTCGTGCACACGACGAGCGAGAAGACGAAGGCGGCGCAGCACGCCGTCCTCGAGTTCCTCTTGATCAACCACCCGATCGACTGCCCGGTGTGCGACCAGGCGGGCGAGTGCAAGCTGCAGGAGTACTACATGGACTACGACCGGCAGCCGAGTCGCGTGCCGCTGCCGGCCAAGGTGCGCAAGCGCAAGGCGAAGCCGATCGGCCCGCTCGTCATCCTCGACCAGGAGCGCTGCGTGATGTGCTCGCGCTGCGTGCGCTTCCTGGACGAGGTGACGCGCACCAGCGAGCTCGCCTTCTACCAGCGCGGCGATCACGTCGAGCTCGACCTCGCGCCGGGGAAGACGCTCGACAACCCGTACTCCGCCAACGTCATCGACATCTGCCCGGTCGGCGCGCTCACCAGCCGCGACTTCCGCTTCCGGGCCCGCGTCTGGTACCTCGAGCGCACCGAGTCGGTGTGCGGGGCGTGCGCCAACGGCTGCAACATCCAGATCTACCACCGCGAGGGCACCATCTACCGCTTCCAGCCGCGCGAGAACGATGCCGTGAACCAGTACTGGATGTGCGACGCGGGGCGGATGAGCTACCGCGACCTCCAGGGTGAGGGCCGACTCCTGCAGCCTCTGGTGCGCGGCGCAGACGAGTTCGTGCCGGCGATGTGGGAGAGCGCGCTCGGCGCGGTGGCGGCGCGCCTCCGCGAGGGCGGGGCCGGCATCGTGGTCTCGGCGCAGGCGTCGAACGAGGAGGTCTACCTGCTCCGCCGCATCGCCGCGGCCGTGAGCGCCCGTGTCGCCGGTATCTCCTGGTCGCCGCCCGGCGCCTTCCACGACGACTTCCTCGTCAAGGCCGACAAGAACCCGAACACGCAGGGCCTCCGTCTCCAAGGCCTCGCGCCGGGCGGCGCGGTCGACGAGATGCTGAGCGCGGCGGATCTCCGCACGCTGGTCCTCCACCGCGCGGACCTCGCCAGCTGGCGGGGCGCGGGCGCCGCGCTCGAGCGCGTGCCGTACCTGGTCGTGCTCGACACGGATATCCGCGAGACGGCCGAGTATGCCAACGTCGTGCTCCCCATCGGCACCTACGCCGAGAGCGACGGCACCTTCACGAACCACGCCGGGCGGGTGCAGCGCTTCCGGGCGGCGGTGAAGCCGCCGGGCGATGCGCGGCCGGGGTGGGAGGCGCTCGCCGCGCTACTCGCCGCCCTCGACGGAGGCGGTCGCTTCGAGAGCGCGGAGGCGGTCTTCGCGGCGCTGGCCGCGGAGTGCCCGCCGTTCGCGGGCCTCGGTTACGACGCGCTGGGCACGCAGGGACGACCGGCGGCCGGGTGA
- the nuoF gene encoding NADH-quinone oxidoreductase subunit NuoF, protein MPEHLLLRCRDIPDLRQLDVYIQHGGYEATRKALTTSTPERLVEMVKASNLRGRGGAGFPTGMKWSFLPKQTEKPVYLAVNADESEPGTFKDRELIEDDPHQLLEGIIITSYAIRCHTAYIYIRGEFAHGARVLEDAIAEARARGFLGKNLLGTGFDLDVWVHRGAGAYICGEETGLIESLEGKRGYPRIKPPFPATHGLFGCPTIVNNVETLACVPHIVLRGADWFRSIGPEKSPGPKLFCVSGHVVRPGTYELPMGTPLREIVYTHAGGIPNGRKLKAVIPGGASMPVFTPEEIDVPMDMDSVQKAGSFLGSAGIMVMDDSVCMVWALMVLERFFHHESCGQCTPCREGTGWIHRVLVGLEEGQAAPRDVDLLLNIAGNMLGTTICALSDAAAMPARAFVTKYRAEFEQHAALGRCPLRSEEPGRSGSFARAHAASFARAHAHG, encoded by the coding sequence GTGCCCGAGCACCTCCTCCTCCGCTGCCGGGACATCCCGGACCTCCGCCAGCTGGACGTGTATATCCAGCACGGCGGCTACGAGGCGACCCGCAAGGCGCTCACGACCTCCACGCCCGAGCGGCTGGTCGAGATGGTGAAGGCCTCGAACCTCCGCGGGCGGGGCGGGGCCGGCTTCCCGACCGGCATGAAGTGGAGCTTCCTGCCGAAGCAGACCGAGAAGCCCGTCTACCTCGCCGTCAACGCCGACGAGAGCGAGCCCGGCACCTTCAAGGACCGCGAGCTCATCGAGGACGACCCGCACCAGCTCCTCGAAGGCATCATCATCACGTCGTACGCGATCCGCTGCCACACCGCCTACATCTACATTCGCGGCGAGTTCGCGCACGGCGCGCGCGTGCTCGAGGACGCGATCGCCGAGGCGCGCGCCCGGGGCTTCCTTGGCAAGAACCTGCTCGGCACCGGCTTCGACCTCGACGTCTGGGTCCACCGTGGCGCCGGCGCCTACATCTGCGGCGAGGAGACGGGCCTCATCGAGTCGCTCGAGGGCAAGCGCGGCTACCCGCGCATCAAGCCGCCCTTCCCGGCCACGCACGGCCTCTTCGGCTGCCCGACCATCGTCAACAACGTCGAGACGCTCGCCTGCGTGCCGCACATCGTGCTGCGCGGCGCGGACTGGTTCCGCTCGATCGGCCCCGAGAAGAGCCCGGGGCCGAAGCTCTTCTGCGTCTCGGGCCACGTCGTCCGGCCGGGCACCTACGAGCTGCCGATGGGGACGCCGCTGCGCGAGATCGTCTACACGCACGCCGGCGGCATCCCGAACGGCCGCAAGCTGAAGGCCGTCATCCCGGGCGGCGCCTCGATGCCTGTCTTCACGCCCGAGGAGATCGACGTGCCGATGGACATGGACTCGGTCCAGAAGGCGGGCTCGTTCCTCGGCTCCGCCGGCATCATGGTGATGGACGACAGCGTCTGCATGGTGTGGGCGCTCATGGTCCTCGAGCGCTTCTTCCACCACGAGTCGTGCGGCCAGTGCACGCCCTGCCGGGAAGGCACGGGATGGATTCACCGCGTGCTCGTCGGCCTCGAGGAGGGGCAGGCCGCGCCGCGCGACGTCGACCTCCTCCTCAACATCGCCGGCAACATGCTGGGTACCACCATCTGCGCCCTCTCCGACGCCGCCGCCATGCCGGCGCGCGCCTTCGTCACCAAGTATCGCGCCGAGTTCGAGCAGCACGCCGCGCTCGGCCGCTGCCCGCTGCGCTCCGAGGAGCCCGGACGTTCAGGCTCCTTCGCTCGCGCTCATGCAGCATCTTTCGCTCGCGCTCATGCCCACGGTTGA
- a CDS encoding NADH-quinone oxidoreductase subunit B, which produces MAKPILPPKPRLATSGEEALLGDAVVLTRLDKAIGWARKYSIFPYPFATACCAMEYMSLSMSPYDIDRFGALLPRFTPRQADLVMVIGTVTMRQAPILKRVYEQVAEPKWVMAFGACASTGGFYDNYTTLPGIDMIIPVDVYVPGCPPRPEGVLDGLMALQRKIQRSKHTPDRVAAAAR; this is translated from the coding sequence ATGGCCAAGCCCATTCTCCCACCGAAGCCGCGCCTCGCCACCTCCGGCGAGGAGGCGCTGCTCGGCGACGCCGTCGTGCTGACCCGGCTCGACAAGGCGATCGGCTGGGCGCGCAAGTACTCGATCTTCCCGTACCCCTTCGCGACCGCGTGCTGCGCGATGGAGTACATGTCGCTCTCGATGTCGCCCTACGACATCGACCGCTTCGGCGCGCTCCTGCCGCGCTTCACGCCGCGCCAGGCCGATCTCGTCATGGTGATCGGCACGGTCACGATGCGGCAGGCGCCCATCCTGAAGCGCGTCTACGAGCAGGTGGCCGAGCCCAAGTGGGTGATGGCCTTCGGCGCCTGCGCCTCGACGGGCGGCTTCTACGACAACTACACGACGCTGCCGGGCATCGACATGATCATCCCGGTCGACGTCTACGTGCCCGGCTGCCCGCCGCGGCCCGAGGGCGTGCTCGACGGGCTCATGGCGCTGCAGCGGAAGATCCAGCGCTCCAAGCATACGCCGGATCGGGTCGCGGCGGCTGCCCGCTAG